In the Andrena cerasifolii isolate SP2316 chromosome 3, iyAndCera1_principal, whole genome shotgun sequence genome, CTGCTAGTcaccgtatacagcaacataaagatcgctgctccagcgagattcaagttgggcgagtttgtgcgtgtaagcaaatttaaaaccatcttcgataaaggctatacgccgaattggacaacggaggtgttcaagatagccaaagtacaagcaactaatcccgcgacgtatctgctcgtcgattcctgtggaaaacccgttgccggaggattctatgaacacgagctgcaacgcgtcaccgatcctgatgtgtatctagtggaaaagtgctgcgtagaaagggggataaggtatatgTCCAGTggctggggtttgataaatcacacaattcatgGATAAACAAAagtaatgtattgtaaaataataataatgatatatgattcaataaaatacaatgatatatatacatgtgtgagcaattttattttacataattccactattttataagaacgagttaataaatataataatttttattttacaatggtactttataatgtccccagcgcagcgtgtcagttgaatcgggtacgatataccgtttgtcatcgtatggacttagagcgattttggattccgaaattgtgtacactttgtgcaatttcgaccgtatgcatgattgcctgcgaaccatttcgatctccttttacaAACACTGCGcatagtcgtcgaaagttatcgttcgggctatgacgttggtcttgacgcctttcgcctttttcgtatctttttttgccatctacgcggagtgcatacattttcgctctaagacctacgaattcggtcattatcatcccattattttcatCCTTCATCATCCCCGGAACTTTCTTATTTAAGCACGGCATATCATATGTATTGTcgataggataatcgcttgtatcaaatctatcgatattgtgtTTCATGATCTCGTGGATATCATCGCattgaatgtgatagatgaggctatcagtgtctgtatatagtattttacatttttgaccatgcaatggagacatgtactcgtggtgaaattcgtacaaacaaatttttaatacgtccagaatgcacatacccacgtacatcggtttgttgaatttcacctcgagttttcgcatttCAACGGCgattaaattttcagaaaaaacacTTATGCTGTGGAAATGTGGTTttgcgatcattgcctccgtaCCATATCGCCTATCCcagtgtgttaaaagttttacgtccacctgatttcgcacattttccatagttttgtcaaataccgcgttgttcatcaatttgtacaaatttttttcaaagtcgtttgtcgcgcttgttctaaaccgtgtattgagttcgatgtaatcgcggagccagggagattgagcaaattgaagcacgcggtgtaccattgtaatacgaagaccgtgatgcgtgcactgctgcaggttgtggtaatggataacgtaacgctgctcaTCGTATAATGTCGCGAGTAGCTTGTCCTGCCttttgccaggtggtttggcacgcgtcgggcagaacggcaAGTCAGCATGAGCATCGTGtagacgttgcggatattccagatctatctCGAGAATGTACCCGGTGGGCGAATCGATAGCGATCGAAGactcgtcaaaatttgcgacatcttcgacccattgataTTTGGCATATGGTAAGGGCTGGCACAGTGCCCATCCATACAAATTGTttacgtcaaagtacatcaagtacgatgaccgttccgatgcgtcgtaagatggcatgtacttgttattggcttgtgcatatcttccggaacattgacTTAAACCGCCatgtataccgcgttcgataaacatgaccatatcaacgtctgtgaataattcgaacgtaattttggtatgttttagcatggcatcccatgtaaagccaggtaaagtataataatgcgcggaatctaatccgtaactcttgatacaactttcgcgaaaattttcaaaaatatctgccaataacaagacatctgttttcaaatacaaatcgctgtattcgcccaaggttctaatGCCGAAACGCTGTCAGACAGTCTCGGCGTGtgcgtaatcgctctcggatacagtctcacccgttaacgaactgtagaatgattcCAGCTGTGGTAAGCAtagatcctgcagcttgttcgcgcaatcaagatATTCATAcagaaatacaccctttcgcgtcaataaatttaaatcttcgatggataatgtttcaaattgggatcgtaacatttttaatttatctgcgCTCAGAAAAGAtcctaatttgtcgagactggtatttagaaatttgtacgaatcgatgaatcgcaatttaatacaatttcgcgagtctgattcttcagccgtattttcgacatttttcgtgaatgaaatatatttttctttagttatggGTAATACATaaacgctgccttcgaaagcggtagctatttcctcgataataaaatgcgaatcatagccggataaattatggaaaactattgggatgtaaaaggaatttttataatttaaattgcacttcgaatgtacggggcctctaaaccgtccggatagATAGCAATGATCACGCACTCGTTTATCATCAGCCTCGAATGACTTTTCACAAATGTGGCAATGCTTCGCGATGTGAAATGCCCTCCACTGGTCTTTCGTCAACTTTTCTATGGGAACATTATTGTCGAGGATGGGTTTAGCAAAATCCGCAAAATTTTTCAGCTCTTTCACGAACCAAGAAACGCAATCCACATCGCGACGATATTGATATGCTGATAACGAtgcatcgtacgagcaatgcatataatagccaATACTATGCACCTTATGTTTCTGATACGTGCACAATTTGTGCTCCCCCGCATCCTTCTGGACATCCTCCGTTTTCTCTAGGATGCATtctagatcggcgtacaccacgaaggggagtcgTTCCTTCCTGCCGTGGCCATCGAAACTGAGCAAATTGTTGTCCTGGCTGGGCAGCAGAATGGCGCAGTCGTTCATCTCTCGGCAATTCACTGTGTGGGCCTCCAATTTCTCAgcggatccaaagtagtgcaggcacttataaaatcaaatttttatttaatttttttcatgggaacatttcaatatttcataattttatatacgcaccgatcacagatgaatttcttttctctgtgcctgctcaactgcatgctcaccattcgggacaagttcttgatcagcacaaagtgtccCACATTGCTGTCCCCCTGTTCTGGAATGTAGAGCAGGTTTGCGTGCCGATCTCTCTTGTGGCGGGTGAGATGCAGTGGAAAGATTGTCAACCCTTTTtccgtcttcttcttctcctcgaagctatagacgttgatggaaatgttgttcaacccttcaaactttacaatttgcttcgtggacattggaaactcaatgccctggagatttagcaccaatgtataatgtggatataaacttggccgatgagggtttctttcggcgggatggagagctgcgaccactgcccatgCGAAacaggcgttatcctcggatcgcacgctaattgtcgctttcttcatcaatatttcccgcggcaacttgaagtggcaccccgCGCGCAGTGGATTGTACTTATTCACGTTGACAATCAAATTGAGGATTTGTGATAgtgcccatccgctgtcgcgttcctggaactcttccaacgatgccaggatgggttcgatgacacatcgttggtaccactcctgtagatcggatgtaccgaagagttcgcagtttcgggtattgatgcttttacaagcatgtttgtcccctgccacaaattcgccgttgaacacagtattcactttgaggttctgatgtttcctcaaggcgcctcgtacatgtTCCAACACAATGGTCtccgcatcctggaggaagttgcgcggctcgatataattcgaatttagCATGGCACCGGTTAATACGCGGCTATCGAAAgcagtgcctatttcgcgccacaaaagtcctgtgcttgaatgtccggcaccttcatgcatgaaacgtccgcgcaacgaatattttagtccttcgagctgcgcgattcgagcaacaagcgattgctgaacaccgatcgataatcgaggacgtttcactcggctgtgttcttctaACGATTTGatacactcgttgcaccgttattcccacgcgaggtattcttcctgtgaaatcaatcgcgcagattgatccaataATTGacattctacttgcgcgaatttttCCATGGCTGTAATGCTTTTTCCAcgcaacacgttgcagcgatttgagactttgtgcagtttagcgTGCATATTTTATAACTACACCACGATTTGCTATCTCTGTTTATCTCTTTCTGCGTGTCTCCTTCCTCCAATAGATTGCACATAAAAAGCCGATCCTTCCCGATATCATCCGAGACAGTTTACTCTgacacagcataattctttctatgattcacaCGTACGacaaattagcgcgcaaaatcatccgacacagtttctgctgacactGCACAATTCTTTCCATGATTCTCACGTACGACGTTTCCAAAAGTATCATATTACATTCGCATCGCAAAATGACGTCATCTCGCGCAGCTGCTTTATCCTTGAGGGTGGGTTCAAATTACAcgtgatcgcgcgatacgctgcgacgtgaagattgaaaaacactttgaaaaaattttagctttagAATAAATGTACTTGTACCACCATGTAGtgctgtctctttccctccccgaATTTagctttaacccttaactggtatcctggggttagttatgaccccaagcacgcaaggttcgctgcaaaatatttggttgtctaagtttgtaaactgaatttctaattaatgtAGGAAACGAGGTTTCCAAaggtttaattataaagaataatatttattaatataagtaaaaaCAGTACAAGTCCCACCAAATGCTCTCTACACATACACACAACGTCTATCGTCTCGCAACCGTCTACAACTGTCTACAACCGTCTAGcaccgtctacaaccgtctaccaccgtctacaaccgtctaccACCGTCTACCACGTTTTCCTTCCTCGCACCCTCAACGCACTCTCTCgctcccactctctctctctcacgctcGTTGCCAAGTCGAACCTCTTTGAACGTCGTCAAACGATCTTTTGTTTTCCCGCGACCCAAACCGACAAACCGGCAACCCCGCCCATGGCCTGCTCTGTGTCACCGCCGTCGTTCCGGCCGCTCGGCGTACTTGCAACTCTAGCGTCCCTacattaatttgatcataatagtttaactttctacgtatctattattttatacattacctacgaacaaaataggtattcatagagattgatctaatgtcgactttacaaatttctgtgtccttttttatttggggtctgtcacgaccccaagataacagttacgtttgaaaaaacagtataccactTAAGGGTTAAAATAACTGTGATTGTACCACTAAGTAATACTCTCTCTTTCCCCATACCCCCGTCCCCCGAATACGTGGTATGTagaacgccgatctttcccgacatcatcCGACACCATCTGATACagtttctcataaaaataaattattatacgctgacgtttggcaacggctcatggtgtgtgtgtgcgtgcgtgcgtgcgtgcgtgcgtgcgtgcgtgtgtgtcacatatgtgacgctccgctggtttcggtatatgtaccattcgggaaAGACTAATGCCAGAGCGctggcgtttgggggagttgatTAGACGGCTGACCAGtaacgcggaggtcttgggttcgagccctgTCGCCCCGGGTTTCTGTTTTTcgttatatattaatatcttaaaattgatatttcccTCCTTACCGATTTCACCCGCGGGTTTCCCCCTCCACGCACTTCGGTATCGGTTCGATACCGATTCGGTGTCGAttgattcgatatcagttctcacgctataccccccaccactccgccatctctatgacgtcatccgccgccgtcGCCGCCTGCCGCtggcaaaaaacaaattttgaaaattttcaaactcaaatttggatttcgagGTCGGGGGGAAATGcttatcatgaccttgaaactcaaatttgaatttgaatcCCCATTGTTATACTACTCAATcggttattgaatgttacagaacagaaaaaaagttcaattttgttggacagtgttatgtgagtggtctctgccaacgGCGAAAatcatttctcccggcacctcgggagaggttgtcagatgtcatgacttcagttttcaacccgatttacagtaaatattgtcttaaagcaaataccgaccagtttttctgaatcaacATAAAATTTTGAACATATATGttcgttctgataaaataaataatgtctatattagttttaatagccattttatataagGTCGACcccgtctcccggatttaccctatcagGGGAATTCAAATttgtccgaattgcgtcgtgtttggtttcatttttattagaaatatctcatccatacgttggaaatattctcattttgttaaagtaaaaaatataaaaattttattcgtgctTGTTACACATACTATTTTCTGTGGATTACCTGCCGGCGGATGGTTGTAGAGGGTCGCCTGTTTACGAGCAGTCCTACAATGGAAAGGGATAGCAAGGCCCAAGTTTCATGGGTTTGAAAAGGAACAAGAACGAGAAAACAGCCGATGTTCGTTACATATGTTCCAGCCTGGTGAATCATCGGATTTTGTTCGCGAACACCCTCTCTATACGTCTACCGTAACCATCCGGAAAATTTAGCGCCTATTAGTAGGGTTATTTGTTAGCGAACACTGTTATTTGGCGTCCACACCGAGTCGAACAGCGTGTTAGCTAACATGTTCGcgagaaaatgtttttatttgtgTTCGCCTTGGTGGAGACCCGGGGTTACGTATCAACCCCTCCACCTCTAGCTAGTACCTTAGGCCTAAGGTCAGTAAGCCGCAGGGccagtttagtttagtttctGTACAACCGACGAACCTCTACTtctattaaatatacatatcCTCTCCAAAAGTGTTGTCTTTCGGTATTATAATCCCTTTACCTTTTATACTTGTGCGGCGGCGACTAATACGTATCGTGAGAATATAAGAGTGCTCGATCTACAACTCTTCTGCGTCCTCACGCTCAGACCGTCACAATGACATCAGAGGAACAACTCCTTATTGCGAGCGCAGCTTTTCTTTTAatgtacaaattattaaaagaaaagcaAACTAAACAAAAAGTAGAGACACGATGATGGATAACGGAACTATATAAACGCAGAAAAGAAGAGGGACACAATATGTTGACTGAATTAAAAGTTGAACTTGTCACGgaacagtttaaaatttttgtgtgAATGTCCAGTGAGGATTTTGAAGTGCTCATTCAGATGATCGGACCTAAAGTGATGAAGAAAAATACTCGGTTCAGGGACGCTATTCCCATTTCACTGAGGTTGGCAATAACATTACGCTTTCCAGCAACAGGCGATTCGTATACAAGCTTGCAATATGTTTTTAAAGTGACAAAGCAAGCAATATCGACTATAGTAATGGAAGTTTGTCCTGCGTTAATTAAAGGTTTAGAAATCATGTAAAGGTAAGTccaaactacaaatttcatttcattataaCTTTTTATTGCGGTTGTGGGGTATGTGTATTTAAAGTTTCATTGTCTGTGGGAGTCGTGACGTCGGGTAGGATAGTCAGGGGATAAATGGGAGTGGAATGTGATGAAAAGGGGGTTGTGGGAGGGATAGTATAGCTATAGTGGCATAATGTCCCATGTCCGCCTGGAACATAATATTGCTTATGTTGTGCTTCAACGATGGatgcgtgtatacgtacctcatgggcaccgaatccccaccgcgcgacgagcaggcctaacccgagagagagagagtgagaacgtagagaaaaggagcaccgaggcaggcgagcggtgtggtgggagaataccccttaCGAAACTCACCGgaaaatatatctgaacacgaccttagatGAGTTCTAACTCGAAGCGTTGAGGGGGGTGCGCGGCGGGGAGAATATGAGAGCGCGCGGGGAGTGGAGAGGGGAACTTGGTTGCGCGCGCACGTGCCGGGGAGTGGGGAACTAGTAGCCGAGGATGGGATCAGTCCTGACCCAGCCGCTGGCGGCAATTTTTCAGACCCAGCCGCCGGCGGCAATtcttcagacctaacccacaacagaaatttttttccaaacaaaTATATAGCAAACAGACCCCCCCCCCTCAAtgcagaaaaataataattctaatacCCTTCCGCACCGATCTATTAAGCCAATATGTAGCGAATCAATATAGCGAAGCGATATCGAACCAATATGTATCAAACAAACATTTTACAGATATAAATTTGTTCAAACATTTggatcttaacatcgcagcttATGGCGCGATCGCGCATAATTTGaatcctctggagcagccgtgcggGATGACATCATTTTGGCGGAATGAAGAAGAAAGAATTATGTTGTGCCGATAGAAATTGATGAGGGCAGATGGAGGAAGATGGATAAGTacatagagaaagaataggatttataattattaattatgaaaATCGCATCCCATACAGACCGTGTGGATAGTGGTGCCAGCGACGACGACAAGTATGcgagaatcatagaaagaattatgtggTGCCAGCATAAATTTTGATATGCAATATTTACAATTGCATTTTGTTCTAAAGCTAAATTTTCAAACGTTTTCGATCATAACGTCACAGCATATCGCGTGATCACGTGTAGTTTGAATCCTCTGGGGCAGCCGTGCAGAATGACATCATTTTGCCGATGTAAAGAATGCGTGAACGAAATATGATACCTATTGAAGTCAAACGCGTCGCAGTtgagaatcatagaaagaattatgctgcgtCGATAGAAATTGGTGAGGACAGAAGGAAGAAGATGGATaagtaaatggagaaataatatgttttaagtaatttatttaaaattaaaaggatataaaaatagaatataaataaaatataattttacatatttcgctaCGAGCATCATCTACGATATCATTGATGACGAATGCTAACAGTTCACAATCTACAAGACATTCGCTTtcgaaatattcactatcacgCATGATTTTAGCAGCATGATACGTATTTAATGTTTCGCAGGCAACATCGCTCTGTTGTAGcacgttaacaaaatttaaaaatttcgtctGCACAAGATGTGTAGTTTCATACAACCGCGAATACACATGGCCCATACACAGCtcaagattaaataaaaatgttactgtGTCCGGTTTGAAATACAGCGACTTATTATGAAGTGTCATCTTTACAATTTGAGAATCATACATCAAGCAAAATTCCACCGTCAATTCATCAATCCATATCGGTGTTGATCCATTGGACTGCATTCGCTGCTTGACATCGGCGCGTTTTTCGACTAGTGCGCCCCATGTTGAAATCGGCAATATGAGATGATTGCCGCGATTGTCGCCGAGAACAATTTCTACATGGGATATGTGTCACACACCGATTCCAATTTCCAAATATTTGTAGGTCGTGGATGTTAATGCGTATCTTCAGACCACGATTCGTGATGCTTGACGCTGCCTAAACGcagggtcccactagtgcaacggCGCGCCGCGCACGATGTTTTTGTCCACTTGAAAGGGCCTAATTTATGAGGCCACGCGCACGATATGAGCCAACGCTCTGCCAGACCCGCACGCGGATGCTTGGCGCGCATGCGGATGCTTGGCGCGCACGTCGAAGACAATGGAATTTCCACTATGGAAAATACTAGCCTCCTTTTTCTTGCTTTCTTTATCTACGTGAAGCTAACGCCGGTGGTTGGGTCAGTAGCCGAAACAACGCCTTCACACTTCATACTACTTGAGATGTTTGAATGGATTTACTACGTCGCGATCACCGATTGCTGGAAACTGtgtttgaaatgaaatgaaGGAAGTTCTCTGCTGTGGCTTCCCTTCCACAGTTCCGCCACCACTTTTAACATCGCTCAGTCATTCACTATCTCGACGtcctgtttgttttttttctcacaCGATATGAGATTGAGGGTAGTTACCATTGCGACCAATAGCAAAAATACGAACGCCTATTGTATAAATAGTGTGAAAAAAGGTGGGCCATAGGGAGGAAATTAGGTATGTCAAGACCAATTGGATCAACTTTCTACCCCTGCATaggaaatacacgtgtatcatttCCTCTGATTGATTCGCATTTCTCAAATGGATAGGCAAGTATGGCCAAATGTACGTACTGAAAATCCCGAAATACCTGGTTTATAGAGGatgtcataaatgctgttactttattgcatactgaaacatctgtttttaaatAGCTACCTACATTTAGTTTATCTGAAGGTACTAAAAATGTTTTATGacttaaaaaatgattaaaatttgACTTCCGTACATCCACAAATGTCGAGATATTTTCCTAGTAAtgcgatgggaaacgaaattaCAATTAACACATGCACTGCTGTGGCTGTCACCGGCGGTCAACGCTTTGAcagtaagtaggtacataatgtCAATACGAGTAATCTCAAAGAGTAAATACACCAATGCactattaaatagtttactttTTGAGACGTATCAACTTTTTaaaacatatacagggtgtccgcgggaagactggacagctggatatctcctaaagtactggagataaaaaatttaataaaacaaaatgtaattgaatggttcgaggggaCTAATTTATTAGccaagacgattttttttcggttattattttaaaagatacgatggtcaagttcggttttcaaatggaactatttttttttttgaagatctgagttgatagtgcgttacaaaacaaattcaataagttttaatgtatacactttatttccgctggtttttaagatattgcgcttgcaaaattactgattttcactggaagaaaaccctctagaatagcaaggaccggggatggtcttactggcgccacgagtggcattgcctgttgaaactgatacctacctgccaaaggtatGGGTTAGGGATGGctagcccaaaggctggacaattcttttccttcagaaatgctacttaggcaggtacatctgcggtatcgagatgcgcaccgttacttttatttcacacttgcttctacgctgcgagagaaggtgggcattaggGAGGAGGTATTTCTGTGAacagggcctcttcaagagagcagccgtttttgagggatgcaaatccgattggttctgatacaatctgctccctatggttgtaatttagtctagcaactttcactcctcctaatcgaaccaatccaacttgcatccctcccaaagaACCgcccatccgagcgtagaagcaagtgcgaaataaaagtaatggtgcgcttctcgataccgcagatgtacctgcctaagtagcatttctgaaggaaaagaattgtccagcctttgggcttgccatccctttttttttttttttttttttttttttttttttttttttttttttttttgacgtggagaaatccctaacggataccccggcccccgggggagggacggggttatgtggggcttgcacccactaaaactccacggtggtcttcctcgggcgcggagtcgcgcgcacgaggggagggactttatgcgggagcaaactagcgatacatccgcttgcccccccctcagcgcaaaggcgaactccgcgctcaacaaccccgcgcgatgacggcggggccttcccgaaactccggcgacgcgcgacggaccactcgtccgcgtcgccacttctgggggtcgcatggtgttgcggaggggtgagtgtgccccccggcaccctcaccccgcgacccccgcgatcgaacagtaacccggacagtggccgggcggggagacggcacctggtcaaatgatccaagggaccgttcttccgccgccgcacccgggagagccgcaagcggacaccccggggcaggggcagagtgcaatgacggtcccgttgaccgccgaactcaccctgtctgttcgatcgcctacgacgggagcgcgttgaaaaagagcgcttatagcgcggctcccgggggggtagcgggtgttcggctaccccccgagggggccctcagaaacgaggacccccagatctttacgccgccgccgcacgtcgcgacctgccacgacgcgacgccgacggcaaccccgtggcactgccaccaccCCCCAAGGTGGCCCCGAAGAGGGGGGCCCCCCAGACCCGGTGATTCGCCGTCGGGGAGCGGGGTGACGCGCTGAACTACGTCAccacccgacctcccccggctccaggtcatcttcgccgacctcggcgtctgggggccgcgagacgggacgggtgacccgtcatctcccgctcgcgttccgcctcctccttctctcccatgaccgcctccgcatacacggagacggccacccaacacgcccggtccctcgccatgcgacgcacgaccgtcggcagcgagagatccgggcccagctgcaactcgaggacacggcgatcgtcgatccactcccggcatctggccagggtgtgatccgccgtatcctcgtcgcccgagtcgcagctgaagcaccgcgacgtctcctcccgcccgatgcgacgcagataggtgccgaaacagccgacacctgtgatgatctgcgtcaggcggaaggtaagcctgccatacccgcgccccacccattcgttcatgatgggcaggagcgccccgacaacgcgaccctcccgatgttctgggagggccaaccattcgagccatttggcttccatgcgctgccgggcctggcccctcgccacttcttgcccgtCGGCCAGTGGGCCCCCAGCTTCGCGGAGACctcggacggcggaatatacttccgcctccatctccgcgagcagatgGAAAGGAGGGGACCCGGCCAAGGCGGACAGTTCGACGTgtgacaccgtgcgataagctcgcacggatcggaggaccgCCAGGCGATGAACTCTTGCCAAAAGTTCGCGCCCAACGCGGCAGTCCTCCAGGTCGCCGGCCCAGACaggcgcgccg is a window encoding:
- the LOC143367033 gene encoding uncharacterized protein LOC143367033, with protein sequence MNDCAILLPSQDNNLLSFDGHGRKERLPFVVYADLECILEKTEDVQKDAGEHKLCTYQKHKVHSIGYYMHCSYDASLSAYQYRRDVDCVSWFVKELKNFADFAKPILDNNVPIEKLTKDQWRAFHIAKHCHICEKSFEADDKRVRDHCYLSGRFRGPVHSKCNLNYKNSFYIPIVFHNLSGYDSHFIIEEIATAFEGSVYVLPITKEKYISFTKNVENTAEESDSRNCIKLRFIDSYKFLNTSLDKLGSFLSADKLKMLRSQFETLSIEDLNLLTRKGVFLYEYLDCANKLQDLCLPQLESFYSSLTGETVSESDYAHAETV
- the LOC143367013 gene encoding LOW QUALITY PROTEIN: uncharacterized protein LOC143367013 (The sequence of the model RefSeq protein was modified relative to this genomic sequence to represent the inferred CDS: substituted 1 base at 1 genomic stop codon); amino-acid sequence: MHEGAGHSSTGLLWREIGTAFDSRVLTGAMLNSNYIEPRNFLQDAETIVLEHVRGALRKHQNLKVNTVFNGEFVAGDKHACKSINTRNCELFGTSDLQEWYQRCVIEPILASLEEFQERDSGWALSQILNLIVNVNKYNPLRAGCHFKLPREILMKKATISVRSEDNACFAWAVVAALHPAERNPHRPSLYPHYTLVLNLQGIEFPMSTKQIVKFEGLNNISINVYSFEEKKKTEKGLTIFPLHLTRHKRDRHANLLYIPEQGDSNVGHFVLIKNLSRMVSMQLSRHREKKFICDRCMHYFGSPEKLEAHAADCGKMNDCAILLPSEGNNLLSFNNYCRERLPFTVYADLECIIEKTEDSRNGEADXKLRTYQHHKVHSIAYYIHCSYDTSLSMYRCRRDANSASWFVEELRNLADFAKPVLVNNTPMLDLTNEQ